A window of Bactrocera dorsalis isolate Fly_Bdor chromosome 4, ASM2337382v1, whole genome shotgun sequence genomic DNA:
CGTCGTACGGTACAAAGTAATCGTATTATCATTCGCGATCTTGTTAAGGCCGATACTGGTAACTATGGTTGTAACGCAACCAATTCGCTTGGCTACGTCTATAAAGATGTGTACCTGAATGTGCTGGCGCTGCCACCAGAGATACAGGAAGCGCCACGTAAGGAAGCCACTGTCGATGGTAAAAATGTCACATTACGTTGCCGCGTGTTCGGTGCGCCCAAACCCCAAGTGAAATGGATACATAATCATCAAGAATTGACTGGTGGACGTTACAACACTTTGCCATCCGGTGACCTGGAAATTCAAGAAGTTGCGTTTAGCGATGAGGGTGACTACACTTGTTACGCGACCAATAAATTCGGTAGCATATCTGCGAATGGCACATTATTGGTAATGAAGCGCACAAGCATTATTCATGAGCCACAGAATTACGAAGTAGCTGCTGGCAAATCGGCGACATTCCGTTGTAATGAAGAGCACGATGAAAAACTTGATCTAGTTATTGAGTGGTGGAAGGATGGTCAAGCTATTGATTTCGAATCGGAGGCACGTTTCATGAAGACCAACGACAATTCACTGACCATACCAAAGACCGTTGAATTGGATTCTGGCGAGTACACATGCGTGGCACGCACCGAATTGGACGAAGCATCGGCTAAAGCCAATCTTATTGTGCAGGATGTACCCAATGCGCCACGTTTAGTCGGTATTGTGTGTATGGCTAATAGGATTAGAGTCACTTGGGAACCACAGGGTGACAATCGCTCACCAATTCTATATTACACCATCGAATTCAACACTTCGTTCACACCCGATTCGTGGGATATCTCATACGACAAAGTACCATCCACCGAAACCGCATTTGTGGTTGATTTAACGCCTTGGTCCAACTACACGTTCCGTGTGAAAGCCTTCAACAAAATTGGTCCATCACCGCCATCGGATCACAGTGAGTTTTGTACCACACCACCAGATGTGCCCTACAAGAATCCAGATAACGTACAAGGCATGGGTACCGAACCAAATAACTTGGTAATTTCATGGACTCCAATGCCGGAGATTGATCATAATGCGCCAGACTTCCACTACCGTGTCTCTTGGAAACGTGATATACCAGCTGCGTCATGGGAGAGTAAGGACATATATGATTGGCAGCAGAACAATTTGGTAATACCAGATCAACCAACCTATGTACCCTACCTAATCAAAGTAGTTGCTATAAATAAACACGGCGAGGCGAATGTTGCGCCTACAGAGGTTGTCGGTTATTCGGGCGAAGATCGTAAGTACACAGTGTTTTGAATTAACCGCGTATAAAAATTTGGCTTTGTTTATATACCTAATATTCACTTTGATTTAAAGGTCCTTTGGAAGCTCCCACCAACTTCAGTATGGTCCAAGTAACCGCTGCCACCACTGCCATGTTGCGCTGGAATCACGTTAGTCCCGAATCGGTACGTGGTCGCTTCAAGGGTTACAAGATTCAAACATGGACCGAGAAGGAGGGTGAGGAAGCGCTACGCGAAATACATGTTGATGCCATCTCCGATCAGGCGCTCGTAACACAATTCAAACCCGATTCGAAGAACTTTGCACGTGTGCTTGCCTACAATGGACGCTTCAATGGCCCACCCAGCGTAGTCATCGACTTTGATACGCCCGAAGGTGTACCATCACCAGTGCAGTCATTAGATGCTTACCCGCTGGGCTCATCCGCCTTCTGGTTGGTTTGGAAGAAACCATTGCAACCAAATGGTAAACTGACCGGCTACAAAATCTATTATGAAGAGGTTAAGGGCAGCTATGTAAGCGAGCGACGTGAACTCGATCCGCATATTAATGATCCACTGATAACGAGCGCAAAATTAGCTGGTTTAAAGGCAAATACGAAATATAGAATTTCAATAACGGCAACCACGAAAATGGGCGAAGGATCAG
This region includes:
- the LOC105224129 gene encoding neuroglian isoform X2 codes for the protein MGRLRHMLAVLLLVAALGSTNAESKINSPPRIIKQPPTDELLFKVAVQNKESDKPFIIECEAEGKPDPSYRWIKNGKKFDWQAYDNRMLQQPGRGTLVITSPKDEDMGQYQCFAENEFGTATSNSVFVRKAELNAFKDEVAKTIETNEGEPFSLSCEAPDGWPKPIVNWLIQHSLEGTIKSINNSRMTLDPEGTLWFSNVTREDASDDFFYACSATSVFRNEYKIGNKVLLDVKQTGISAALNKQQPKRQYVTRKNEVALRGKRAELYCIFGGTPLPQTVWSKNGAPIEWSDRITQGHYGKSLVIRQANFEDEGSYTCDVSNGVGNAQSYSINLKILATPYFTKEPEVQNAAEDEEVTFECAAAGNPEPTIQWIHNGKPIAQSPPNPRRTVQSNRIIIRDLVKADTGNYGCNATNSLGYVYKDVYLNVLALPPEIQEAPRKEATVDGKNVTLRCRVFGAPKPQVKWIHNHQELTGGRYNTLPSGDLEIQEVAFSDEGDYTCYATNKFGSISANGTLLVMKRTSIIHEPQNYEVAAGKSATFRCNEEHDEKLDLVIEWWKDGQAIDFESEARFMKTNDNSLTIPKTVELDSGEYTCVARTELDEASAKANLIVQDVPNAPRLVGIVCMANRIRVTWEPQGDNRSPILYYTIEFNTSFTPDSWDISYDKVPSTETAFVVDLTPWSNYTFRVKAFNKIGPSPPSDHSEFCTTPPDVPYKNPDNVQGMGTEPNNLVISWTPMPEIDHNAPDFHYRVSWKRDIPAASWESKDIYDWQQNNLVIPDQPTYVPYLIKVVAINKHGEANVAPTEVVGYSGEDRPLEAPTNFSMVQVTAATTAMLRWNHVSPESVRGRFKGYKIQTWTEKEGEEALREIHVDAISDQALVTQFKPDSKNFARVLAYNGRFNGPPSVVIDFDTPEGVPSPVQSLDAYPLGSSAFWLVWKKPLQPNGKLTGYKIYYEEVKGSYVSERRELDPHINDPLITSAKLAGLKANTKYRISITATTKMGEGSEHFIEKRTLPEDSQMPAVPGFIVQQLKSENNNAKYRVNWQPSTEGHAGTHFYTQYRIKGEPNFKTEKPEFSKDYQEIGGLNPDNVYEFRVVSVDGDHETPSELREIVIDGPTKVPNQNVANAGWFIGMMLALAFIILLFIIICIIRRNRGGKYDVHDRELANGRRDYPDEGGFHEYSQPLDNKSAGQQSVHSAKQPGVESDTDSMAEYGDGDTGLNEDGSFIGQYGRKGL